The following DNA comes from Castanea sativa cultivar Marrone di Chiusa Pesio chromosome 10, ASM4071231v1.
gttaattttatttaggccaaaatgcaaaattcaCCCTTTAAGTttcactatttttctttttaatctgtAAGTTTGCATTTTGTCATTTCTgtcatataagttttttttattttaatttttttaaatagttagctcaactgttaaagttttttatggtCTTCTAAGTTTTTATCATTTCAATATAGTTATTGGTTAACATTCTGGCCATATTCACGGTTaactataattaattttttaaattaaaaaaagttgattaaaaaaaaccaaaaattaaaataaaataaaccccCATCCACGTCGAACCCCACTCGATAATTGTGCCCAATAAGTGAGAAAGACTGAGAGGGAGAAAGACTGAGAGGGAGAAAGACTGATCGAAAGGTGTACCTCGGTGGCTCGGCTTGGCTCTGCTCTAGGAGGTCTATTTGGCAGCTCTGGCCAATACTCGGTAGCTCAGCTCAAAGAAATAGAAGACTTTAAGTTTCATGTTAGCGTCGCTGAAATTGTTTGGGTAAGTTTGAGTAGATTTTGGGTgattaaaagaaagaacaacCCGAGCTCTTACACGAATTCTGGTTTCACATTTTAACTATATAGTGTTGggtatatttcaacaatttatttttgtgataaagtaAAAAGAACTATACACAGATCTAAGAAAAGCAATAACACAAAAGATGTACAATACaatagtaataaacaaataccgaacaaatatataaagaaaaatctacaaataattaaaaactcacagacTAGATACGTGAAGGATGAACAAAtcagatcaagtcttgtgtttgacacaatctccttaaaacatatttcgcccctcacacaatcactgtggtgctttgagactcacgACGCGTCTGCCTCccaggataaaatgatctacagcaCGAAAACGAAACACGCAAGGTCGTGCTCTGcgaactactcaatgtctcttgCTCTTTCTTTGACACAGAATGAATGCACACAAATTCTCAATTGAGAGTTTTTTCTTAAAAGTCAGTTTTTATGAATGAGGGATTATGCAAAATTATACGTTACTGAATAGATATTCTATTTTAGTAATAACTGCTGTGCACAGACTAattgactcaaaaattaaaataataaaaatataaatatttgaacaAGTAGGCCCagtccacatatgccaaaagTCCAACTCAATATCTAACTCATGAgcctataaactcatatattatctatttctttttctatgtgAAACTCAggatttttactacttttaataacatctttaagtgaatatagaaatatcaatttcttattcacttcatgctatttttccaacatATAGGTTGTCGTTTTGTCCTTCGTTTGTTTTGTATGCATGACAACGGCAACAACGTTTAAGCTTTCAGAATTTTAAGGCCGAGGTCACTCAGTCACTAGCACCAggaatcttaaatttttttattttctttgtattaaCGGTTAATGCCCGCCTTTTCATTCAGAGTTGTTCatccattttctctctcaaaaatctCAACCAAGCTTCAGTGCCGTTTCATTTATGCACGCCACTTCGAAACCCAGGTGGCATTTTCCAAAACCCATTACCGGAAACTCACGAACCATGACTCACAACTCCTCCATTACCTGTCCAAATACAGGCTTCAAGATGCACGTAACATGCTTGATGAATTGCCTCACAGAGACCAACATGGCCGAATTGTTCACTGGACTTCGCTGCTGTCCAAGTACTCGAAGAATGGCTTTCTTGATGAAGCCCGGGCGCTGTTTGACATGATGCCCGAGAGGAATGTTGTTACCTATAATGCGATGTTGTCAGGGTATGTACACAATGGGAGGTTGAGTGAGGCTTGGCGGTTCTTCGAGGTGATGCCAGAAAGGAATGTTGTGTCGTGGACTTCGATGCTTTGTGGGTTGGCAGATGCAGGTAGGATTGATGAGGCGAGGAGGTTGTTTGAAGAGATGCCTGAAAGGAATGTTGTGTCTTGGAACTCGATGGTGGTGGGGTTGATTAGGAATGGGGACTTGGAGGAAGCAAGGATGATTTTTCATCAAATGCCCGATAAGAATGTAGTTTCTTGGAATGCTATGATTGCAGGGTATGCTGAGTGTTGTAGAATGGAAGAAGCAAAAGTTTTGTTTGACGAGATGCAAGAAAGGAATGTGGTCACTTGGACTACCATGATTGCTGGTTATTGTAGGGTGGGCAGTGTGGAAGAGGGGTATTGTCTGTTTAGGATAATGCCTGAGAGGAATGTTGTTTCTTGGACAGCCATGATTGGTGGGTTCACTTGGAATGGCTTCTATAAAGAGGCTTTGTTGCTTTTTCTTGAAATGAGAGGGTGTTTTGACTTAAAACCAAATGAGGAGACTTTCGTTTCACTTGCCTATGCTTGTACGGGAATGCGTTTTCCGTGTCTAGGCATGCAATTACATGCTCAGCTGATTATTAACGGTTGGGACTACAATGATTATGATGGCAGGTTATCTAGAAGCCTCCTTCACATGTACTCTATGTTTGGTATGATGGACTTTGCGCACTATATATGTTCGAAGAACCCAAATAAATGTACTGTTCAATCTTATAATTCTTTGATAAATGGCTATATTCGCATTGGACACCTGGAAAAGgctcaaaatttgtttgatgcGGTACCTGTTCGAGATAAGATCTCATGGACTTCTATGATAAATGGCTATCTCAGTTTTGGGCAAGTAGCGAAGGCATGTCATCTTTTTTACAATATGCCCGAGAGAGATGCAGTTGCATGGACTGCAATGATTTCAGGGCATGTCCAAAATGAGCTTTTTGCAGAAGCTACATACTTATTTTCGGAAATGCGAGCTCAGGGTGTTTCACCTCTAAATTCTACTTATTCTACTCTTCTTGGAGCCACAGGTGCATTGTCACATCTTGATCAGGGGAGGCAATTCCATTGCATGCTGATGAAAACATTATATGAATTTGACTTGATTCTTGAAAATTCTCTGATCTCAATGTATGCAAAATGTGGGGAGATAGAGGATGCATATTGCATATTCTCAAACATGATTTACCGGGATTTGATTTCTTGGAATTCCATGATCATGGGGTTTTCACATCATGGGCTGGCAAATGAAACTCTGACAATATTTGAAGACATGCTTAGATCTGGGAAACACCCAAATTCTGTTACTTTTTTGGGTGTCCTATCAGCATGTAGCCATGCAGGGTTGGTGAATCGAGGGTGGGAGTTATTTAGTGCTATGAG
Coding sequences within:
- the LOC142612834 gene encoding pentatricopeptide repeat-containing protein At1g32415, mitochondrial, which gives rise to MPAFSFRVVHPFSLSKISTKLQCRFIYARHFETQVAFSKTHYRKLTNHDSQLLHYLSKYRLQDARNMLDELPHRDQHGRIVHWTSLLSKYSKNGFLDEARALFDMMPERNVVTYNAMLSGYVHNGRLSEAWRFFEVMPERNVVSWTSMLCGLADAGRIDEARRLFEEMPERNVVSWNSMVVGLIRNGDLEEARMIFHQMPDKNVVSWNAMIAGYAECCRMEEAKVLFDEMQERNVVTWTTMIAGYCRVGSVEEGYCLFRIMPERNVVSWTAMIGGFTWNGFYKEALLLFLEMRGCFDLKPNEETFVSLAYACTGMRFPCLGMQLHAQLIINGWDYNDYDGRLSRSLLHMYSMFGMMDFAHYICSKNPNKCTVQSYNSLINGYIRIGHLEKAQNLFDAVPVRDKISWTSMINGYLSFGQVAKACHLFYNMPERDAVAWTAMISGHVQNELFAEATYLFSEMRAQGVSPLNSTYSTLLGATGALSHLDQGRQFHCMLMKTLYEFDLILENSLISMYAKCGEIEDAYCIFSNMIYRDLISWNSMIMGFSHHGLANETLTIFEDMLRSGKHPNSVTFLGVLSACSHAGLVNRGWELFSAMSDAYAIQPGLEHYICMINLLGRAGKVKEAEELVLRLPLEPDYAIWGSLLGVCGFHETNAETARRAAKCILELDPLNAPAHVVLCNIYAANGRHVEETMLRKEMKLKGVRKVPGCSWIMLKGKAHVFLSGNKLHSQVDDMLSLLNVTVG